The following proteins are encoded in a genomic region of Bacillota bacterium:
- the flgM gene encoding flagellar biosynthesis anti-sigma factor FlgM has translation MKIENEGLRRLLSRYAEQAEATKPKEAREAQETREKADADADEVVVSDRARELQRAHQRLDEIAAARKARVEAISRDVETGAYKVSGDMVARKLLKQS, from the coding sequence GTGAAGATCGAGAACGAGGGACTGCGCAGGCTCCTCAGCAGGTACGCGGAGCAAGCCGAGGCCACGAAGCCAAAGGAAGCTCGGGAGGCCCAAGAGACACGGGAGAAGGCGGATGCGGACGCAGACGAGGTCGTCGTCTCCGACCGTGCGCGTGAGCTGCAGCGCGCGCACCAGAGGCTGGATGAGATCGCTGCCGCGAGAAAGGCGAGGGTTGAGGCCATCAGCAGAGACGTCGAGACCGGCGCCTACAAGGTGAGCGGCGACATGGTCGCCCGCAAGCTCTTGAAGCAGTCTTGA
- a CDS encoding flagellar protein FlgN — MRDVVRRCNEILGLLEEEVALHRDLLDLSRREQGCLVSFDADALAATLRDVEAVVAKIRAMMDMRLALLREVARDMGMGSDPGRDGAACEEIMSSAGEECAERYRSIVHQLAPVLEEHAVINSGNLVLIGNILDYIDFAAGLCASRKGLNTYSVNATASRRKAGKPYALHFSRP; from the coding sequence ATGCGAGACGTAGTTCGAAGGTGCAACGAGATCCTCGGTCTTCTCGAGGAAGAGGTCGCCCTTCACAGGGATCTCCTCGACCTCTCCCGCCGGGAGCAGGGGTGTCTCGTTTCTTTTGATGCCGACGCCCTCGCGGCCACGCTGCGTGACGTCGAGGCCGTGGTCGCGAAAATACGCGCCATGATGGACATGCGGCTCGCCCTCTTGCGAGAGGTGGCGCGGGACATGGGCATGGGTTCTGACCCGGGGCGGGACGGCGCGGCATGCGAGGAGATCATGTCCTCGGCCGGAGAGGAGTGCGCCGAGAGGTACAGGAGCATAGTCCATCAGCTTGCGCCGGTCCTCGAGGAGCACGCCGTGATCAACAGCGGGAACCTGGTGCTCATTGGCAACATCCTTGACTACATCGACTTTGCTGCTGGGCTATGCGCGAGTCGCAAAGGCCTGAACACCTATTCCGTGAACGCCACGGCGTCCAGGAGAAAGGCGGGAAAGCCGTATGCGCTCCACTTTTCTCGCCCTTGA
- the flgK gene encoding flagellar hook-associated protein FlgK, protein MRSTFLALETARRALVAHQRALEVTSHNIANAGTPGYVRREPILSATPGYVVETGAGFKRPGTVGTGVEIVRIKRVFDGFVESRLRQAGVTLGMWEGRSEALSQVEAVLGEPSDAGLADALGKFFAAWDELSKRPESIAARTALVEEAKTLGSYFDDVLRGLRELARDLDDGTAARVDEINSLAREIAAQNKEIVRITAIGNDPADLKDARDVAIQRLSRLVNISAFETKDGSVVVEIGSGELVRGDAWNALRFEPGTLPGEVLGPGVEPQESRVVWAADGSPAGVSGGEVGGMMQARNVDIAGYFDGLQALATTLASEVNTLHRSGYGIDDLATHGIDFFVFDPGRRTLSVNPELDPEAGGDVARVGAAAAPGLAGDGSVALSIAGLEDALTMGGGKVSFAGFYEQLIADIGTNVRQAAHMVQVHEASLQQYSNNKDSISGVAIDEEMVNLMRYQRAYEAAARLATVIDEMLDTLINGTGMVGR, encoded by the coding sequence ATGCGCTCCACTTTTCTCGCCCTTGAGACCGCAAGGCGGGCTCTCGTCGCGCATCAGAGAGCGCTCGAGGTGACCAGCCACAATATCGCTAACGCGGGGACTCCCGGTTACGTCCGGCGCGAGCCCATCCTCTCGGCCACCCCGGGCTACGTCGTGGAAACGGGCGCCGGCTTCAAGCGGCCGGGCACGGTCGGCACGGGAGTGGAGATAGTCAGGATAAAACGAGTCTTCGACGGGTTCGTGGAGAGCCGGCTTCGTCAAGCCGGTGTTACGCTCGGCATGTGGGAAGGCAGAAGCGAAGCCCTTTCGCAGGTGGAGGCTGTCCTCGGTGAGCCTTCAGACGCGGGACTGGCAGACGCTCTAGGCAAGTTCTTCGCGGCGTGGGATGAGCTTTCGAAGCGGCCTGAGAGCATCGCCGCGCGGACGGCCTTGGTTGAGGAGGCCAAGACGCTCGGGTCGTATTTCGATGACGTGCTTCGCGGCTTGAGAGAGCTGGCTCGCGACCTGGACGATGGAACAGCCGCCCGGGTCGACGAGATAAACTCCCTCGCTAGGGAGATAGCGGCGCAGAACAAAGAGATAGTGAGGATCACCGCCATCGGGAACGATCCCGCTGATCTCAAAGACGCTCGGGACGTTGCAATCCAGCGTCTTTCGAGGCTCGTGAACATCAGCGCGTTCGAGACGAAAGACGGGTCCGTGGTGGTCGAGATCGGCTCCGGGGAGCTGGTGAGAGGAGACGCATGGAACGCGCTGCGGTTTGAGCCCGGAACGTTGCCCGGGGAGGTGCTCGGCCCAGGGGTGGAGCCACAGGAATCCCGGGTGGTTTGGGCGGCTGACGGCAGTCCGGCGGGTGTCAGTGGCGGTGAGGTAGGCGGGATGATGCAAGCCAGGAACGTCGACATCGCGGGGTATTTCGATGGCCTACAAGCCCTGGCAACGACGCTGGCGAGCGAGGTCAACACGCTTCATCGCAGCGGGTACGGCATCGACGATCTCGCGACGCACGGGATAGACTTCTTCGTGTTCGACCCCGGCCGTCGCACGCTCTCAGTCAACCCAGAGCTCGACCCGGAGGCCGGGGGGGATGTGGCGAGAGTGGGCGCGGCAGCCGCGCCCGGACTAGCGGGTGACGGCTCCGTCGCACTCAGTATCGCCGGTCTCGAGGACGCTCTCACCATGGGCGGCGGCAAGGTGAGCTTCGCAGGGTTCTACGAGCAGCTCATCGCTGATATAGGAACGAACGTCCGCCAGGCCGCGCACATGGTGCAGGTGCACGAGGCTTCGCTCCAGCAGTACAGCAATAACAAGGACAGCATCTCCGGGGTGGCCATCGATGAGGAAATGGTGAACCTCATGCGTTATCAACGAGCTTACGAGGCCGCTGCGAGGCTTGCCACCGTGATAGACGAGATGTTGGATACGCTCATCAACGGAACGGGCATGGTCGGCAGGTAA
- the flgL gene encoding flagellar hook-associated protein FlgL, whose translation MRISTSYLLNNLSRDIARQLARMQRLSEDISTTKRVRKPSDDPIAASRGLAIRALRAGVAQHKANIDDARDWLGATEQALVKAQQVFENAADAAIRAGNDALSDDERHALAQDVDGLISELVDLANTQYDGRYIFAGLKTLTRPFVLSDGPGIPSYVVTYEGADGAKRIEVEPGTTMQVNTNGGEVFMQGIAQAGARDLFEILVDLRDHLLAGGQSPTFHDDIASDIAATQAAQDRILNEVTSIGAKARRLDRASESLARDEVELAALLSKAEDADVFKAIADLQLQETVYRAALNAAAGLMQVSLVDFLR comes from the coding sequence TTGCGCATAAGCACCAGCTACCTCTTGAACAATCTCTCCAGGGACATCGCCCGGCAGCTCGCACGGATGCAAAGACTCTCAGAGGATATATCCACCACGAAGCGGGTGAGGAAGCCTTCCGATGACCCGATCGCGGCGTCGCGAGGCTTGGCTATCCGCGCGCTCCGAGCGGGTGTGGCGCAACACAAGGCCAACATAGACGATGCCAGGGATTGGCTGGGAGCCACGGAGCAAGCTCTCGTGAAGGCGCAGCAGGTGTTCGAGAACGCAGCCGACGCCGCCATTCGCGCGGGGAACGATGCTCTCTCCGACGACGAACGGCACGCCCTCGCACAGGACGTCGACGGCCTCATCTCCGAGCTGGTAGACCTCGCTAACACGCAGTACGACGGGAGGTACATCTTCGCGGGCCTCAAGACGTTGACGAGGCCTTTCGTTCTGAGCGACGGGCCCGGCATTCCGAGCTACGTAGTCACCTACGAGGGCGCCGACGGCGCCAAGCGAATCGAGGTTGAGCCGGGCACGACCATGCAAGTGAACACGAACGGCGGTGAGGTGTTCATGCAGGGCATCGCGCAGGCAGGCGCGAGGGACCTCTTCGAGATCCTGGTCGACCTCCGTGACCACCTATTGGCCGGCGGCCAATCGCCCACGTTTCACGACGACATCGCTTCTGACATCGCGGCGACCCAGGCGGCACAGGACAGGATCTTGAACGAGGTCACAAGCATAGGGGCAAAGGCCAGGCGCCTCGATAGGGCGTCGGAGAGTCTTGCGCGCGACGAGGTTGAGCTAGCAGCTCTGCTGTCCAAGGCGGAGGATGCCGATGTATTCAAGGCCATAGCAGACCTGCAGTTGCAGGAGACGGTTTACAGAGCGGCGCTCAACGCGGCCGCCGGGTTGATGCAAGTCTCTTTGGTCGACTTCTTGCGGTAA